A DNA window from Brassica napus cultivar Da-Ae chromosome A4, Da-Ae, whole genome shotgun sequence contains the following coding sequences:
- the LOC106445149 gene encoding integrin-linked protein kinase 1 — MTTIKPKSPARFKLGRQSSLAPDSRTPTDTLTEDEDEEFAAAAAAGIVDPTIRLMYLANEGDIEGISKMLDSGTNVDYRDIDGRTALHVAACQGRTDVVELLLSRGAKVNSMDRWGSTPLADAVYYKNHDVIQLLEKHGAKPTIPPMHVLTDREVPEYEIHPSELDFSNSVKISKGTFHKASWRGIDVAVKTFGEKMFSDEDKMNAFRDELALLQKIRHPNVVQFLGAVTQSNPMMIVTEYLPKGDLRQYLDRKGSLMPAQAVKFALEIARGMNYLHEHKPEAIIHCDLEPPNILRDDSGHLKVADFGISKLLVVKKTDKKDRPITSLDSSWRYMAPEVYRNEEYDTKVDVFSFGLILQEMIEGFVPFHMKEETEVPKAYIEDERPPFNAPAKSYPFGLRELIQECWDSEASKRPTFREIISTLELISDRIARKMSWKVRLGKCLPRIRIFTKRDYVNPSSSRSSITR; from the exons ATGACGACGATTAAGCCGAAATCTCCGGCGAGATTCAAGCTCGGAAGGCAATCTTCTTTAGCGCCGGACTCGAGAACCCCGACGGACACCCTAACCGAAGATGAGGACGAGGAGTTCGCCGCGGCGGCGGCCGCTGGGATCGTGGATCCGACGATTCGTCTAATGTATCTAGCCAACGAAGGCGACATCGAAGGGATCAGTAAGATGCTGGATTCGGGGACTAACGTCGATTACCGCGATATCGACGGCCGTACTGCTCTCCACGTCGCCGCGTGCCAGGGACGCACCGACGTCGTTGAGCTGCTGCTTAGCCGTGGCGCTAAGGTGAATTCGATGGATCGTTGGGGGAGTACG CCTCTTGCAGATGCAGTGTATTACAAAAATCACGATGTGATTCAGCTTCTGGAGAAGCATGGTGCAAAGCCTACG ATTCCACCTATGCATGTTCTAACTGATAGAGAAGTTCCTGAGTATGAGATTCATCCTTCAGAGCTTGATTTTTCTAACTCTGTCAAAATCTCAAAG GGTACCTTTCACAAGGCTTCATGGAGAGGAATTGATGTGGCTGTGAAAACCTTTGGAGAGAAAATGTTCAGCGATGAAGACAAAAT GAACGCGTTCAGGGACGAACTTGCACTGCTTCAAAAGATACGCCACCCAAATGTTGTCCAGTTTTTAGGGGCAGTTACTCAGAGTAACCCCATGATGATTGTCACAGAGTATTTACCTAAG GGAGATCTTCGACAATATCTTGACAGGAAAGGGTCTCTAATGCCAGCGCAAGCAGTGAAATTTGCACTTGAAATTGCTAG GGGAATGAATTATTTGCACGAGCATAAACCTGAGGCTATAATCCATTGTGACCTAGAGCCTCC AAACATACTGCGGGATGATTCGGGACATCTAAAAGTTGCAGACTTTGGAATCAGCAAGCTGCTGGTAGTTAAGAAGACAGATAAAAAAGACAGGCCTATTACATCTTTGGACAGTTCTT GGCGATACATGGCTCCAGAAGTTTACAGGAATGAAGAGTATGATACAAAAGTAGACGTATTTTCTTTCGGTTTGATCTTACAAGAG ATGATAGAAGGCTTTGTACCATTCCATATGAAAGAAGAAACCGAAGTTCCTAAAGCGTACATTGAAGATGAACGTCCACCATTCAATGCTCCAGCAAAATCATATCCCTTCGGGTTAAGAGA GTTAATCCAGGAGTGTTGGGACAGTGAAGCATCAAAAAGACCAACATTTAGAGAAATCATCAGTACTTTGGAGTTGATAAGTGATCGAATTGCAAGGAAAATGAGCTGGAAG GTGAGGCTAGGAAAGTGCCTTCCAAGAATCAGAATTTTTACGAAGCGAGATTATGTGAATCCCAGTAGTAGCCGTTCATCCATAACCAGATGA
- the LOC125608414 gene encoding uncharacterized protein LOC125608414: protein MWAESQTKDPPNTGSLQNVDHLIIGDKSRCYIDGAWRAQDLCTGQGWFYEAGGSTDTMMGAMSIRKSLSPLHAECEALIWAMECMKTLRISEVVFATDCSQLVKMVSTPTEWPAFTTHMEEFLRCKEFFHPFTIQHIPRAQNTLADKLARGARNQPAAMVYVDSIPPRWLLDQEST from the coding sequence ATGTGGGCAGAATCACAAACCAAAGATCCTCCAAATACAGGATCATTACAAAATGTGGATCATCTTATCATAGGTGATAAAAGTAGATGTTATATCGATGGAGCTTGGAGGGCACAAGATTTGTGCACAGGACAAGGATGGTTTTATGAAGCAGGTGGATCTACTGATACTATGATGGGTGCCATGTCTATTCGCAAAAGTCTATCACCTTTACATGCAGAATGTGAAGCTTTGATATGGGCGatggagtgcatgaagaccctaCGAATCTCAGAAGTGGTGTTTGCAACTGACTGctctcaactggtgaagatggtgtctacACCAACAGAATGGCCAGCGTTCACTACACACATGGAGGAGTTTCTACGATGTAAGGAATTTTTTCATCCCTTCACTATTCAGCATATTCCGAGGGCACAAAATACATTGGCGGACAAGCTGGCACGAGGTGCTAGAAATCAGCCTGCtgctatggtttatgttgattCGATTCCTCCAAGGTGGCTCTTGGATCAGGAATCTACTTAG